A genomic stretch from Nocardia wallacei includes:
- a CDS encoding AMP-binding protein: MSDSTPHPDPTTVAVRTDDCELTWTDLDRWSNRLARLLVQRGARRGVRIAMAVPAPIEAAVTRAAITKTGAIPAPAVDESAPRADLGVTTRAQRRHLADATDWLVLDDRSTLLGYLTGSDAPLGDAANQAA; this comes from the coding sequence ATGAGCGATTCCACCCCGCACCCCGACCCGACCACCGTTGCCGTCCGCACCGACGACTGCGAACTCACCTGGACCGACCTGGATCGCTGGTCGAACCGGCTGGCCCGGTTGCTCGTCCAGCGCGGCGCGCGGCGCGGCGTCCGCATCGCGATGGCGGTGCCCGCGCCGATCGAGGCGGCCGTGACGCGGGCGGCCATCACCAAGACCGGTGCGATCCCGGCCCCGGCGGTGGACGAATCCGCTCCCCGTGCCGACCTCGGCGTCACGACCAGAGCGCAGCGCCGCCATCTCGCCGACGCGACCGACTGGCTGGTGCTCGACGACCGCTCGACGCTGCTGGGTTACCTGACCGGATCCGACGCACCGCTCGGCGACGCCGCGAATCAGGCCGCCTGA